ATCGGCACCATCTCGATACAGTCCGCCACCGGACAAGTGATCTGGCACAGATTGCAGCCGACACACTCATCATCGATCACTTCATATTTATGCGTGCCGTCGGCCTGTTTCAAGCTGCTGATCGCTTGGTGTGAAGTGTCCTCGCAAGCAATGTGGCAACGCCCGCAACCGATGCACGCGTCCTGGTCGATCTTGGCGATTACCTGGTAGTTGATGTCGAGGTACTTCCAGTCGGTGGTATTGCCCACCGCGCGCCCGGAGAACTCGGCGATGTTGGCGTAGCCTTGGCTGTCCATCCAGCGCGACAGCCCGTCCTTCATCTCCTCGACAATCCGGAAACCGTGGAGCATCGCCGCCGTGCACACCTGCACCGCGCCACTGCCCAGCGCGATGAACTCCGCCGCGTCACGCCAACTGCCGATGCCACCAATGCCGCAGATCGGCAGGCCCTGGGTCTGTGGATCACGGGCGATTTCGGCGACCATGTTCAGCGCGATCGGTTTGACGGCCGAGCCGCAGTAACCGCCGTGGGTGCTCTTGCTGCCGACGGTGGGCAGGGCGACCATGTGTTCCAGGTCGACGCTGGTGATCGAGTTGATGGTGTTGATCAGCGACACCGCATCGGCGCCCCCGCGATGCGCAGCGCGGGCGGCGACACGGATGTCGGTGATGTTCGGTGTCAGTTTGACGATCACCGGTAGCGAGCAATAGGTCTTGCACCAGCGCGTCACCTGCTCGACGTACTCCGGCACCTGACCGACCGCCGCGCCCATGCCGCGCTCGGGCATGCCGTGCGGGCAACCGAAATTCAGCTCGATGCCGTCAGCACCGGTGGCTTCCACCAGCGGCAGGATGTGTTTCCACGATTCCTCGACGCACGGCACCATCAGCGAGACGATCAGCGCACGGTCCGGCCAGTCCTTCTTGACCTGTGTGATCTCGCGCAGGTTGATTTCCAGCGAGCGGTCGGTGATCAGTTCGATGTTGTTGATGCCCAGCACCTCGCGGTTGTTGCCGTAGTGCGCCGAGTAGCGCGACGAGACGTTGACCGCTGCCGGGTCCTCGCCGAGGGTTTTCCAGACCACGCCACCCCAGCCGGCCTCGAAGGCGCGGACCACGTTGTAGGCCTTGTCGGTCGGTGGCGCGGAGGCCAGCCAGAACGGATTGGGCGCTTTGATGCCGGCGAAGACTATCGAGAGATCGGCCATTTATGCAGCCTCCACGTTGAGCATCAGTTGCGCATTGATCGCCTCGGCGGCGAGTTTGCCGTGTTGCACCGCTTGCACGGTGAGGTCCTGATCGAGGCTGGTGCAGTCGCCGCCGGCATACACGCCGGGAATGCTGGTGCGCAGGTTGTCATCGACCTGAATCCGTTCGCCCTGACGCTTGAGTTCACGGGCCAGCGGGTCGGCGAGGGCGCTGCTGTCGAAGGCCTGGCCGATGGCTTTGAAGATCGCGTCGGCGACCAGTTCGAAGGTCTCGCCAGTGGTTTGCAGGCGACCGTCGACCAGTTGTGTACGGGCGAAACGCATGCCGCGCACCTTGCCTTGCGAGTCGAGCAGCACTTCCTCCGGTTGTGCCCAGGTCAGCAGGCGCACCTGATTGGCTTTGGCGATGTCTTGTTCGTGACCGGTGGCGCCCATGTCCGCCGCGCCCCGGCGATATACCAGATTCACGTCACGCGCTCCGAGGCGGGCCATTTGCACGGCCATGTCGATCGCGGTGTTGCCGGCGCCGAGGACGATGCAGCGTTCGGCCAGTGGCAGTTGCGTCAGGTCATCGGCCTGGCGCAGTTCGCGGATGTAGTCGGTGGCGGCGAGCAGGCCGGGCGCGTCTTCGTGGGCCAGACCGAGCTGTTTGCTGGCGTTGAGGCCGAGGCCGAGGAACACCGCGTCGAACTGCTGATGCAGCTCGCTGAGGGTCAGATTCTCGCCGAGTTTCTGTCCGTGACGGATTTCGATGCCGCCGATCTGCAGGAGGAAATCCAGCTCCTTCTGCGCGTAGTCGTCGACCAGTTTGTACTTGGCGATCCCGTATTCGTTGAGGCCGCCAGCCTTCTCCCGTGCTTCGAAAATCACCACGTCATGCCCGTGCATCGCACTGCGGTGGGCGCAGGACAAACCCGCTGGCCCGGCGCCGACCACGGCGATGCGCTTGCCGGTGCTCGCCGCACGCTGGAACGGGTGCTCGGTGAAGTGCGCGTTGTCCACGGCGTAGCGTTGCAACAGGCCGATCAGCACTGGCGCGCATTCCTGGGCGTTGTTGCGCACGCAGGCTTGCTGACAAAGGATTTCCGTCGGACAGACCCGGGCGCAACTGCCGCCGAGGATGTTCGCCGAGAGAATTTTCTGCGCCGCACCGGGCACGTTGTCCTGATGGATATTGCGGATGAACGACGGAATATCGATCTCGCTTGGGCACGCGTTGACGCATGGCGCGTCGTAGCAATACAGGCAGCGCGAGGCTTCCAGATGCGCCTGCCGGGCGTTGAGCGGTGGCGCCAGATCGGTGAAATGGCCGGCGAGGGCGGCCGCGCTTTCGTGCGGGTGCGGGAGATGGTTCAGGGTCTCGATCACGGTTTTTTGCCTCACGGTTATTGAGGTTCTCTGCCTCTGATGGGCAGTGGTTTTTTTGTTGTCTGGACGGGCCCCTTCGCGAGCAAGCCCGCTCCCACATTTTGGAATGCGTACACCCTGTGGGAGCGAGCTTGCTCGCGAAGGCCGAAGGCCTGGATTTCAGCGTTTCACCGCAGTCGGCTTTTGTAATTCAGCCCGCTTGCTCAGCAAATCAAACACCGCCGGATACGCCGGCCGTTCGATGTACCGCCCGGCCCCACGCTCGGCGCGCAGGTCGCCGTCGGCCCAGACCAC
The Pseudomonas fluorescens genome window above contains:
- the preA gene encoding NAD-dependent dihydropyrimidine dehydrogenase subunit PreA, which codes for MADLSIVFAGIKAPNPFWLASAPPTDKAYNVVRAFEAGWGGVVWKTLGEDPAAVNVSSRYSAHYGNNREVLGINNIELITDRSLEINLREITQVKKDWPDRALIVSLMVPCVEESWKHILPLVEATGADGIELNFGCPHGMPERGMGAAVGQVPEYVEQVTRWCKTYCSLPVIVKLTPNITDIRVAARAAHRGGADAVSLINTINSITSVDLEHMVALPTVGSKSTHGGYCGSAVKPIALNMVAEIARDPQTQGLPICGIGGIGSWRDAAEFIALGSGAVQVCTAAMLHGFRIVEEMKDGLSRWMDSQGYANIAEFSGRAVGNTTDWKYLDINYQVIAKIDQDACIGCGRCHIACEDTSHQAISSLKQADGTHKYEVIDDECVGCNLCQITCPVADCIEMVPMETGKPFLDWNHDPRNPYHVAV
- a CDS encoding NAD(P)-dependent oxidoreductase, which translates into the protein MIETLNHLPHPHESAAALAGHFTDLAPPLNARQAHLEASRCLYCYDAPCVNACPSEIDIPSFIRNIHQDNVPGAAQKILSANILGGSCARVCPTEILCQQACVRNNAQECAPVLIGLLQRYAVDNAHFTEHPFQRAASTGKRIAVVGAGPAGLSCAHRSAMHGHDVVIFEAREKAGGLNEYGIAKYKLVDDYAQKELDFLLQIGGIEIRHGQKLGENLTLSELHQQFDAVFLGLGLNASKQLGLAHEDAPGLLAATDYIRELRQADDLTQLPLAERCIVLGAGNTAIDMAVQMARLGARDVNLVYRRGAADMGATGHEQDIAKANQVRLLTWAQPEEVLLDSQGKVRGMRFARTQLVDGRLQTTGETFELVADAIFKAIGQAFDSSALADPLARELKRQGERIQVDDNLRTSIPGVYAGGDCTSLDQDLTVQAVQHGKLAAEAINAQLMLNVEAA